TCGGCGCCAAGCCCGACATCCTGCACGCGCAGACGGGCGACGGCGCGCAGCTCTGCCGCTGATGCGGCAGCCCGCAGGCGATAGGCGGTAAGCGGTAGGCTTTAGGCTCCAAACGCCGGCGGATGCGCCGGTGTGGGAGCGTTGCCGGCGGAGGGGCGGGAAAAGTCGCAGACGTTGCAGGTTGGAAAGTTGCAGGTGGAAAGGTTCCAGCCAGCGGCCCCGCAGAACCTGCAACCTGCCAACTTGCCGACCTGTAACGCGCCGCGCGGGAGCGCGGCGCTACCGCGCCTGGCGCACGCGGATCGTGTACTTCTTCGACAGCGGATTCGTGGCGGTGAAGTGCACGGTCGCGGTGGCGTTCTCGGCGATGCTCACCGGCTGCCACGCCGTTTCCTCGAGCAGATTGATCCCGGACTCGTCCTTGAACACGCAGCTCGCCTGAACCTCCAGCTTGTGCTTCTCGCGGTTGCGCAGGTTGGCGACGACCTCCATGCGCCCGTTCGCCAGCAGCCGGTCATACAACCCGGTGCAGGTGACCGCGTGCTGCGTCGCGCGATCCACCGCCAGCCGGTCGGTGTTCTCCAGCGTGTACTTCGTCGTCTCAAGCGGGTGGAACGGCTCGGGTTCGGTGGCACAGCCGGCCAGCAGCGCAAGCGCCCCCGCGGCGGCAAGGACGACCGGGCGGACGGAGGGAAGGGAGTGTTTCATGGGACTACGCGGCAGAGCGCGGATGAGACGTCGAGAAGCAGCCCGTGGCGAGCGCGCTTTTGCGCCGAGTGGCGGCAACCAGCGCAAGACTCCGACCTCCGTCCCCGCCCGCGGCCCCCCAGGAAAAACGCGGGCGTGAAATCAGCGCATCGGCTGATCGCCGACGAACGCGAAGCGCGGCACGCGCTGCCCGTCGATCTCGACAAGCTCGCTGAACATCACCGCGGGCCGGAGCCAGAACCTGGCCTTCGGGTTGTCGTAGAGCGCTTCGTAAGCGACGTAGTCCTCGAGCGTCTCCGAGTGCTTCGCCACAAAGTGCACGCGGTAGAGGCGTCCGCTCTTCGCGTGCCGGTAGATGCCGGGTTGGGTGGTCACAGGTTCCATGGTCTAGCGCTTTTCAGGTGGCGGCGTGGCGGGAGCGGACGCCGCGGCCGGCGCAGGACTAAAGGTGACGTTGGCCGCGGCCGCGTTCATCTGCTCCACCGCGCGGTTGATGGCGGCCTTCTCCTGCGGAGTGTCCCGCACGACGGGCTTGCCGGTCGAGAAGTCGATCGTGGCGGCATCCTGGATCGGCACCTCGGGCTTCGCGGCTGCGGGTGCCGGCGCGGACGCCGGGGGGCTGGAGGACGTCGCTGCGGGAGCCGGCGCAGCGACCGTCGACGGCGGGGTGGTCAGGGGTTCGGCGGCAGGGGTCGCCGGGGCGGTCGGCGCAGGCCCGGGGGGGGCGACCCGGGGGGCGACACCTCTCCGCTTGAGCCAGACGCCGAAAACGACGAGTCCGGCCGCGATGAGGAAAACGATTATCCGGAGTTTCATCGGAAAGCGGATAGAACATAGGCAGCCGCCGATGCGGCGCCAGTGAGAATCCCGGTTGCGGCCCACGCCGCGGCGGCAAAGCTCACCCCTCCCGTGAACCGTTCCAGCCGATACCTC
The Opitutus sp. ER46 genome window above contains:
- a CDS encoding YcfL family protein, which gives rise to MKHSLPSVRPVVLAAAGALALLAGCATEPEPFHPLETTKYTLENTDRLAVDRATQHAVTCTGLYDRLLANGRMEVVANLRNREKHKLEVQASCVFKDESGINLLEETAWQPVSIAENATATVHFTATNPLSKKYTIRVRQAR
- a CDS encoding DUF1653 domain-containing protein → MEPVTTQPGIYRHAKSGRLYRVHFVAKHSETLEDYVAYEALYDNPKARFWLRPAVMFSELVEIDGQRVPRFAFVGDQPMR